A genome region from Stenotrophomonas bentonitica includes the following:
- a CDS encoding cytochrome b, with protein sequence MANILSRTATGVFDWVNARAPGLMPVYRKHVSEYYAPKNFNLWYYFGSLALLILVNQIVTGIFLTMHYKTSAAEAFASVEYIMRDVEWGWLIRYMHSTGASLFFIVVYLHMFRGLMYGSYQKPRELVWILGMLIYLVLMAEAFMGYVLPWGQMSFWGAKVIISLFGAIPVIGNGLTEWIMGDYLPSDATLNRFFALHVIALPLVLLLLVVLHLGALHEVGSNNPDGVEIKKGPKGNRWSPTAPTDGIPFHPYYTLKDGVGAGFLLVLAAFIIFFAPGFGGLFLEHDNFTEANRLVTPEHIKPVWYYTPYYAMLRVVPNKLGGVIVMFSAIAILFLVPWLDRARVKSYRYRGVLSKALLGVFAVCFIWLGVIGSGPGTDAHETYVGRVLTFLYFAFFITMPIWTKLDRTKPVPDRVTMHD encoded by the coding sequence ATGGCCAACATCCTTTCCCGTACCGCCACCGGCGTCTTCGACTGGGTCAACGCCCGTGCGCCCGGCCTGATGCCGGTGTACCGCAAGCATGTCAGCGAGTACTACGCGCCCAAGAACTTCAATCTCTGGTACTACTTCGGTTCGTTGGCGCTGCTGATCCTGGTCAACCAGATCGTGACCGGCATCTTCCTCACCATGCATTACAAGACCAGCGCGGCGGAAGCCTTCGCGTCGGTCGAGTACATCATGCGCGACGTGGAGTGGGGCTGGCTGATCCGCTACATGCACTCCACCGGGGCCTCGCTGTTCTTCATCGTGGTCTACCTGCACATGTTCCGCGGCCTGATGTACGGCAGCTACCAGAAGCCGCGCGAGCTGGTCTGGATCCTGGGCATGCTGATCTACCTGGTGCTGATGGCCGAAGCCTTCATGGGCTACGTGCTGCCGTGGGGGCAGATGTCGTTCTGGGGCGCGAAGGTCATCATCTCGCTCTTCGGCGCGATCCCGGTGATCGGCAACGGACTCACCGAATGGATCATGGGCGACTACCTGCCCAGCGACGCCACGCTCAACCGCTTCTTCGCACTGCACGTGATCGCACTGCCGCTGGTGCTGCTGCTGCTGGTCGTGCTGCACCTGGGCGCGCTGCACGAAGTGGGCTCCAACAACCCGGACGGCGTGGAGATCAAGAAGGGCCCGAAGGGCAACCGCTGGTCGCCGACCGCGCCTACCGACGGCATCCCGTTCCATCCGTATTACACCCTCAAGGACGGCGTGGGCGCCGGGTTCCTGCTGGTACTGGCGGCCTTCATCATCTTCTTCGCGCCCGGCTTTGGCGGGCTGTTCCTGGAGCACGACAACTTCACCGAGGCCAACCGCCTGGTCACCCCCGAGCACATCAAGCCGGTCTGGTACTACACGCCGTACTACGCGATGTTGCGCGTGGTGCCCAACAAGCTGGGCGGCGTGATCGTGATGTTCTCGGCCATCGCCATTTTGTTCCTGGTGCCGTGGCTGGACCGCGCACGGGTCAAGTCGTACCGCTACCGCGGGGTGCTGTCCAAGGCACTGCTGGGCGTGTTCGCGGTGTGCTTCATCTGGCTGGGCGTGATCGGCTCGGGCCCCGGCACCGACGCGCATGAAACCTATGTCGGACGCGTGCTGACCTTCCTCTACTTCGCCTTCTTCATCACCATGCCGATATGGACCAAGCTGGACAGGACCAAGCCGGTACCGGACCGGGTGACCATGCATGACTGA
- a CDS encoding cytochrome c1: protein MLASTVAGAAEGGKTLQAGNDLGDRASLQRGAQLYMNYCSGCHALKYLRYSRMAADLGLSEEEVMNNLNFTGVPIGEPVPVTMPHAQAEKWFGKMPPDLSLISRVRGSDWIYTYLKSFYLDPTRPLGWNNALFPNASMPNPLWEMQGLQHAVKGKPEAPGADAPVTGLTLAQPGSLDPGQYDQAVRDITNFLEYAGEPAALKRQQLGVWVVLFLALLTFLIYLLKKEYWKDVH from the coding sequence ATGCTGGCGAGTACCGTGGCCGGTGCCGCCGAAGGCGGCAAGACCCTGCAGGCCGGCAACGACCTGGGCGACCGCGCGTCGCTGCAGCGCGGCGCGCAGCTGTACATGAACTACTGCTCCGGCTGCCACGCGCTCAAGTACCTGCGTTACTCGCGCATGGCCGCCGACCTGGGGCTGAGCGAAGAAGAGGTCATGAACAACCTCAACTTCACCGGCGTGCCGATCGGCGAACCGGTGCCGGTGACCATGCCGCACGCCCAGGCCGAGAAGTGGTTCGGCAAGATGCCGCCGGATCTCAGCCTGATCTCGCGGGTGCGCGGCAGCGACTGGATCTACACCTACCTCAAGTCGTTCTACCTGGACCCGACCCGGCCGCTGGGCTGGAACAATGCCTTGTTCCCCAATGCCTCCATGCCCAACCCGCTGTGGGAAATGCAGGGCCTGCAGCATGCGGTGAAAGGCAAGCCGGAAGCACCGGGCGCCGATGCGCCGGTGACCGGACTGACTCTGGCCCAGCCCGGCAGCCTCGACCCGGGGCAGTATGACCAGGCGGTGCGTGACATCACCAATTTCCTGGAGTACGCCGGCGAGCCGGCCGCGCTGAAGCGGCAGCAGCTGGGCGTGTGGGTGGTGCTGTTCCTGGCATTGCTGACCTTCCTGATCTACCTGTTGAAGAAGGAATACTGGAAGGACGTGCACTGA
- a CDS encoding glutathione S-transferase N-terminal domain-containing protein — protein sequence MAASVRMRNTLTLFSSNDDVLCHRVRLVLAAKGVTYDFVPVDPQNPPEDLIDLNPYHSVPTLVERELVLYAASVVSEYLDERYPHPPLMPVDPLSRARIRLAMLRIEHDWVPQVQAIQLGNKTQAEAGRKRLKELLTSAVPLFKASKFFLNPEMSLADCAMAPIIWRLQSLDVPLPKDGKSIEDYGNRIFRHPGFIRSLTDQEKKLRELPA from the coding sequence ATGGCGGCGAGCGTACGCATGCGGAATACCCTGACGCTGTTTTCCTCGAACGACGACGTGCTGTGCCATCGCGTGCGCCTGGTGCTGGCTGCCAAGGGCGTTACCTATGATTTCGTCCCGGTCGACCCGCAGAACCCGCCCGAGGACCTGATCGACCTCAACCCGTACCACTCGGTGCCGACCCTGGTCGAGCGCGAGCTGGTGCTGTACGCGGCCTCGGTGGTCAGCGAGTACCTCGACGAACGCTATCCGCACCCGCCGCTGATGCCGGTAGACCCGCTGTCGCGTGCGCGCATCCGCCTGGCGATGCTGCGCATCGAACACGACTGGGTGCCGCAGGTGCAGGCGATCCAGCTGGGCAACAAGACCCAGGCCGAAGCCGGTCGCAAGCGCCTGAAGGAACTGCTGACCAGTGCGGTGCCGCTGTTCAAGGCCAGCAAGTTCTTCCTCAACCCGGAAATGAGCCTGGCCGATTGCGCCATGGCGCCGATCATCTGGCGCCTGCAGTCGCTGGACGTGCCGTTGCCGAAGGACGGCAAGTCGATCGAAGACTACGGCAACCGCATCTTCCGCCATCCCGGCTTCATCCGCAGCCTCACCGACCAGGAAAAGAAGCTGCGCGAGCTGCCGGCCTGA
- a CDS encoding ClpXP protease specificity-enhancing factor, whose protein sequence is MTEDTFRMTSHRPYLLRALVEWINDNDLTPHILVDAGMPGVQVPPSAVKDGRVVLNIAERAVVRLHIDNDSVSFSARFSGTSYPVQVPISAVLAVYARETGQGMALPDDIPGHEPSPDDTLPPDDTPTPDDTPPKPSGRPHLRVVK, encoded by the coding sequence ATGACTGAAGACACTTTCCGCATGACCAGCCACCGCCCGTACCTGTTGCGGGCCCTGGTGGAATGGATCAACGACAACGACCTGACCCCGCACATCCTGGTCGACGCCGGCATGCCCGGCGTGCAGGTGCCGCCGAGCGCGGTGAAGGATGGTCGGGTGGTGCTCAACATCGCCGAACGCGCTGTGGTGCGCCTGCATATCGACAACGACAGCGTGAGCTTCTCGGCGCGCTTTTCCGGCACCAGCTACCCGGTGCAGGTGCCGATCTCGGCCGTGCTGGCGGTCTACGCCCGCGAGACCGGGCAGGGCATGGCGCTGCCGGACGACATTCCCGGCCACGAGCCGAGCCCGGACGATACGCTCCCGCCGGACGACACCCCGACCCCGGACGACACCCCGCCCAAGCCCAGCGGCCGTCCGCACCTGCGGGTAGTGAAATAA
- a CDS encoding DUF3301 domain-containing protein, with protein sequence MPSLILLMIGGAFAYAFWNSSRAAAERAIELGRNACRAADVQWLDQAVHASSIRVCRKENGWLGWERTYRFEYSHDGIDRHTGRMVLRGDQLVAFVGPSAARISEIRRSVDTSGAEDV encoded by the coding sequence ATGCCCAGCTTGATCCTGTTGATGATTGGCGGTGCCTTCGCCTACGCGTTCTGGAATTCGTCGCGCGCCGCCGCCGAGCGCGCGATCGAACTGGGCCGCAATGCCTGCCGCGCCGCCGACGTGCAGTGGCTGGACCAGGCCGTGCATGCCAGCAGCATCCGCGTGTGCCGCAAGGAGAACGGCTGGCTGGGCTGGGAGCGCACCTACCGCTTCGAGTACTCGCACGACGGCATCGACCGCCACACCGGCCGCATGGTGCTGCGTGGCGACCAGCTGGTGGCGTTCGTGGGGCCGTCGGCGGCGCGCATCAGCGAGATCCGCCGCAGCGTGGATACCAGCGGCGCCGAAGACGTATAG
- a CDS encoding DUF2272 domain-containing protein, with translation MRPLLLLACLSPAALLLPGTAAAAEVCDIPPRYGLSPLAVSIVRTACNEHRLWYRPFIDAEGRAANLGVSEAERLYLSDDSMPAWQRVVAYWRDSGTLGPMGSQPGATSCMQPFGTRYSDSDCRAFLIDNPWSAAFISWVMSRAGVPGFTRSPRHIDYIRAAYQNSGPYRMTDPAQEKPSPGDLLCYLRDRDETLSYAGLVQQLSGGKVANWKSHCEVVIAANMGGDHTLYLIGGNVMNTVAMRKLPLDRNGRIQLPPARSYDPYGVGCTPGREDECNFNRQDWAALLKLVATSPMGYTPSYPPAPTPAAAPVPAYAPTTPPPPATAQPGVPATPPPQKLTFPRVVPPRPVPPQSPQSPPPPQQPQQPPNKVDEPQPG, from the coding sequence ATGCGCCCCCTGCTCCTGCTTGCCTGCCTCTCGCCCGCAGCGCTGCTGCTGCCGGGCACCGCTGCCGCCGCCGAAGTCTGCGACATCCCACCGCGCTATGGACTGAGCCCGCTGGCCGTCAGCATCGTGCGCACCGCCTGCAACGAGCACCGCCTGTGGTACCGGCCCTTCATCGACGCCGAAGGACGCGCCGCCAACCTCGGCGTCAGCGAAGCCGAGCGGCTGTACCTCTCCGACGACAGCATGCCGGCCTGGCAGCGCGTGGTCGCCTACTGGCGCGACAGCGGCACCCTGGGCCCGATGGGCAGCCAGCCCGGCGCGACCAGCTGCATGCAGCCGTTCGGCACACGCTACAGCGACAGTGACTGCCGGGCCTTCCTGATCGACAACCCGTGGTCGGCGGCATTCATCTCCTGGGTGATGAGCCGTGCGGGCGTGCCGGGCTTTACCCGCTCGCCGCGCCACATCGACTACATCCGCGCGGCCTACCAGAACAGCGGCCCGTACCGGATGACCGACCCGGCGCAGGAGAAGCCCTCCCCCGGCGACCTGCTGTGCTACCTGCGCGACCGCGACGAAACGCTGAGCTACGCCGGGCTGGTGCAGCAGCTCAGCGGGGGCAAGGTGGCGAACTGGAAATCGCACTGCGAGGTGGTGATCGCGGCCAACATGGGCGGCGACCACACCCTGTACCTGATCGGCGGCAACGTCATGAACACGGTGGCGATGCGCAAGCTGCCCCTGGACCGCAACGGCCGCATCCAACTGCCGCCGGCCCGCTCCTACGATCCGTACGGCGTCGGCTGCACGCCGGGCCGCGAGGATGAGTGCAACTTCAACCGCCAGGACTGGGCGGCCCTGCTGAAGCTGGTGGCGACCTCGCCGATGGGATACACGCCCAGCTACCCGCCAGCGCCAACACCCGCGGCGGCGCCCGTACCCGCGTATGCGCCGACCACTCCCCCACCGCCTGCAACCGCCCAGCCGGGCGTACCGGCGACCCCGCCGCCGCAGAAGCTGACCTTCCCGCGCGTGGTTCCGCCGCGCCCCGTGCCGCCGCAGTCGCCGCAATCGCCTCCCCCGCCGCAGCAGCCGCAGCAGCCGCCCAACAAAGTGGACGAACCGCAGCCGGGTTGA
- the nadC gene encoding carboxylating nicotinate-nucleotide diphosphorylase, translated as MSPAPLTPPAPAQVQADVARALAEDIGSGDVTAALLPDRPDSAYLLCKQDAVIAGRPWFDATHQALDPDVRIEWRVAEGDTVSAGTVLAILHGRNRSLVSAERTSLNFLQTLSGTATTTARYVAAVAGTGTRILDTRKTLPGLRVAQKYAVRCGGGVNHRQGLFDTVMLKENHIRAAGSLTAAVQAARAQWPQLPLVVEVEDLDQLREALAVGCDRILIDDFDAATRREAVRIAAGRIPLEVSGSVDLDGLRAIAEDGVDCISIGGLTKHVQAIDLSLKLGEPPR; from the coding sequence ATGAGCCCGGCCCCGCTGACGCCTCCGGCCCCGGCTCAGGTCCAGGCCGACGTGGCCCGCGCCCTGGCCGAGGACATCGGCAGCGGCGACGTCACCGCCGCCCTGCTCCCGGACCGCCCGGACAGCGCCTACCTGCTGTGCAAGCAGGACGCGGTGATCGCCGGTCGGCCGTGGTTCGACGCGACCCACCAGGCGCTGGATCCGGACGTACGGATCGAGTGGCGGGTCGCCGAAGGCGATACGGTCTCCGCCGGCACGGTGCTGGCGATCCTGCACGGGCGCAACCGCAGCCTGGTCAGTGCCGAGCGCACCTCGCTGAATTTCCTGCAGACGCTGTCCGGCACCGCGACCACCACGGCCCGCTACGTGGCTGCCGTGGCCGGTACCGGCACGCGGATCCTGGATACGCGCAAGACCCTGCCGGGGCTGCGCGTGGCACAGAAGTACGCGGTGCGCTGTGGCGGTGGCGTCAACCATCGGCAGGGCCTGTTCGACACTGTGATGCTCAAGGAAAACCACATCCGCGCCGCCGGGTCGCTGACCGCTGCGGTGCAGGCCGCACGCGCGCAGTGGCCGCAGCTGCCGCTGGTGGTGGAGGTGGAAGACCTGGACCAGCTGCGGGAGGCGCTGGCAGTGGGCTGCGACCGGATCCTGATCGATGACTTCGACGCCGCCACGCGGCGCGAGGCGGTGCGCATCGCCGCCGGGCGGATTCCGCTGGAGGTGTCCGGCAGCGTGGACCTGGACGGGCTGCGCGCGATTGCCGAAGACGGGGTGGACTGCATCTCGATCGGGGGCTTGACCAAGCATGTGCAGGCGATCGATCTGTCGTTGAAACTGGGTGAGCCGCCGCGGTAG
- a CDS encoding Trm112 family protein, whose product MNRNVIDRLCSPQTRQPLSLLDATGLEALNKAIAAGAVTKVSGDPQGEKLREALLTRDRKQVFRVDDGIPVLLAEEAIDTAQIADFPEK is encoded by the coding sequence ATGAACCGCAACGTCATCGACCGGCTGTGCTCGCCGCAGACCCGCCAGCCCCTGTCCCTCCTTGACGCCACGGGCCTTGAGGCCCTGAACAAGGCCATCGCGGCCGGTGCCGTGACCAAGGTCAGCGGCGACCCGCAGGGCGAAAAGCTGCGCGAGGCGTTGCTGACCCGCGACCGCAAGCAGGTGTTCCGCGTGGACGACGGCATTCCGGTGCTGCTGGCCGAAGAGGCCATCGACACCGCGCAGATCGCCGACTTCCCGGAAAAATGA
- the purE gene encoding 5-(carboxyamino)imidazole ribonucleotide mutase has product MTPNQSAPLVGIVMGSRSDWETMQHAAQKLDALGVPYEVKVVSAHRTPDVLFTYAEQAGPRGLRAIIAGAGGAAHLPGMIAAKTAVPVLGVPVQSKALNGMDSLLSIVQMPAGIPVATFAIGNAGASNAALFAAAMLAPEQAAIGQALDAFRARQTEDVMAHDDPRQ; this is encoded by the coding sequence ATGACCCCCAACCAATCCGCGCCGCTCGTCGGCATCGTCATGGGTTCCCGCTCCGACTGGGAGACCATGCAGCATGCGGCGCAGAAGCTCGACGCGCTCGGTGTTCCGTACGAAGTCAAAGTGGTGTCCGCGCACCGGACCCCGGACGTGCTGTTCACCTACGCCGAACAGGCCGGCCCGCGCGGCCTGCGCGCGATCATCGCCGGTGCCGGCGGCGCCGCGCACCTGCCGGGCATGATCGCGGCCAAGACCGCCGTGCCGGTGCTGGGCGTGCCGGTGCAGTCCAAGGCCCTGAACGGCATGGACTCGCTGCTGTCGATCGTGCAGATGCCGGCCGGCATCCCGGTCGCCACCTTCGCCATCGGCAATGCCGGGGCGTCCAATGCCGCGTTGTTCGCCGCCGCCATGCTGGCGCCGGAACAGGCCGCCATCGGCCAGGCGCTGGACGCCTTCCGCGCCCGCCAGACCGAAGACGTCATGGCCCACGACGACCCGCGCCAATGA
- a CDS encoding 5-(carboxyamino)imidazole ribonucleotide synthase has translation MTVKTVGILGGGQLARMMVLAGAPMGLRFELFDPAADACGGQVAPLQVAAFEDDAALAAFAERVDVVTFDFENVPARSAQFLAERVPVYPNPDALAVAQDRLSEKTLFAGLGIPLPPFADIRSRDELAARVGEFGLPCILKTRRFGYDGKGQFRLRSADDIDAAWAELGGQVERTGLILEGFVAFEREVSVVAVRGLDGEFRAWPVTGNWHVNGVLSASVAPANLSPAQYDAAIGYARTLAEKLDYVGVFALELFCRGEELLANEMAPRVHNSGHWTIEGSETSQFENHLRAVLGLPLGDTRMLGHACMLNWIGEMPDADAVLAQPSGHWHDYGKQPREGRKVGHATLRGDDAAQLAAEIEAVGTRLQRAEQVAPAVATLRG, from the coding sequence ATGACCGTGAAGACCGTTGGCATCCTCGGCGGCGGCCAGCTCGCCCGCATGATGGTCCTGGCCGGCGCCCCAATGGGCCTGCGCTTTGAACTGTTCGACCCGGCCGCCGACGCGTGCGGCGGCCAGGTAGCGCCGCTGCAGGTCGCCGCGTTCGAGGACGACGCCGCGCTGGCGGCATTCGCCGAACGCGTGGACGTGGTCACCTTCGATTTCGAGAACGTGCCGGCGCGCAGCGCGCAGTTCCTGGCCGAGCGCGTGCCGGTGTATCCCAATCCGGACGCCCTGGCCGTCGCCCAGGATCGCCTGAGCGAAAAGACCCTGTTCGCAGGACTGGGCATTCCGCTGCCGCCGTTCGCCGACATCCGCAGCCGTGATGAGCTGGCCGCCAGGGTCGGCGAGTTCGGCCTGCCGTGCATCCTCAAGACCCGCCGCTTCGGCTACGACGGCAAGGGCCAGTTCCGCCTGCGCAGCGCCGACGACATCGACGCGGCCTGGGCCGAACTCGGTGGCCAGGTGGAGCGCACCGGCCTGATCCTGGAAGGCTTCGTCGCCTTCGAGCGCGAGGTCAGCGTGGTCGCCGTGCGCGGGCTGGACGGCGAGTTCCGCGCCTGGCCGGTGACCGGCAACTGGCACGTCAACGGCGTGCTCTCGGCCAGCGTGGCGCCGGCCAACCTGTCACCCGCGCAGTACGACGCCGCCATCGGCTACGCCCGCACCCTGGCCGAGAAGCTGGACTACGTGGGCGTGTTCGCCCTCGAACTGTTCTGCCGGGGCGAGGAACTGCTGGCCAACGAAATGGCGCCGCGCGTGCACAACTCCGGCCACTGGACCATCGAAGGCAGCGAAACCTCGCAGTTCGAAAACCATCTGCGCGCCGTGCTCGGCCTGCCGCTGGGCGACACCCGCATGCTCGGCCATGCCTGCATGCTCAACTGGATCGGCGAGATGCCCGATGCCGACGCCGTGCTGGCCCAGCCGAGCGGCCATTGGCACGACTACGGCAAGCAGCCGCGCGAAGGCCGCAAGGTCGGCCACGCCACCCTGCGCGGCGATGACGCGGCGCAGCTGGCGGCGGAGATCGAAGCGGTGGGCACCCGGCTGCAGCGAGCCGAACAGGTCGCTCCAGCGGTCGCAACGCTGCGCGGGTAA
- a CDS encoding superoxide dismutase, translating into MPFDLPRLPYDRTALQPHLSATSLDLHHGQHHRAYVEAVNARIDGTELAELSLEEIVRQSQGSLFDAAAQAWNHAFYWQCLGPRAGGDPQGRLGELVSRHFGDAKRLREEFERVALGLFGAGWVWLVQHPSGALAIQATRNAGTPLTGQSTPLLACDVWEHAYYIDYQNDRARYLEAFWKLVKWDFVASQLRE; encoded by the coding sequence ATGCCCTTCGACCTGCCCCGCCTGCCCTACGACCGTACCGCCCTGCAGCCGCACCTGTCGGCCACCAGCCTGGACCTGCACCACGGACAGCACCATCGGGCCTACGTGGAAGCGGTCAACGCACGCATTGATGGCACCGAGCTGGCCGAGCTGTCGCTGGAGGAGATCGTGCGGCAGAGCCAGGGCAGCCTGTTCGACGCGGCGGCGCAGGCGTGGAACCACGCCTTCTACTGGCAGTGCCTGGGGCCGCGCGCCGGCGGCGATCCGCAGGGGCGGCTGGGCGAACTGGTGAGCCGCCACTTCGGCGATGCCAAGCGACTGCGCGAGGAGTTCGAGCGGGTCGCGCTGGGCCTGTTCGGCGCGGGCTGGGTGTGGCTGGTGCAGCACCCGTCCGGCGCGCTGGCGATCCAGGCCACGCGCAATGCCGGCACGCCGCTGACCGGACAGAGCACGCCGCTGCTGGCGTGCGATGTGTGGGAACACGCCTATTACATCGACTACCAGAACGACCGCGCGCGTTACCTCGAGGCGTTCTGGAAGCTGGTCAAGTGGGACTTCGTGGCCTCGCAGCTGCGCGAGTAA